A region of the Denitrificimonas caeni genome:
TGGCTTCGCTGCTATTTGAAAACTGGCGCGGGACAACCTTGCAATGGTCTCCAGCGCTGTTGGGGTGGCTGGTGGCCAGTGCAATCATTGGTACTGCTGCACGTTTTTGGCTGCAAACCTTTGCGCAAAGCTTAACAACACAAACCAGTGGTGCAGTGATTCTTATTTTAGAGCCAATCTGGGTCGCACTGTTTGCAGCCCTTTGGTTTGCTGAAACTCTATCTGCGCTGCAGTTAGTGGGTTGTGTAATGATATTTTTGGCCTTGCTGGTGAATCGTTGGCAAGTTATGCGATCTATTGTTACGCAACGTGGTATTTAAATTAAATTCAGCGCCTTGCACACCTCGCTGGTCTTAGTATCTCGCGGTGCTGAGTATTGATAGCTAAGAAGCAGTTGCCGTGGTGCGCTAGGCTGTTTATGGTAGAGCACTTGCGTTGGTCCAACGGTTAGAGAGAATGAAAATGCGATTTTTTGTAGGCATTGCTGCGGTATTGATGTCCTTGACGCTGGTTGCTCATGCAGAGCCAGTGGCGGGGTTGTATCAAGTTCGTGAAGAGTTAGAGAGCCAAGAAAGTGAAGTGCGTGATGCGGGCTTACAGCAAGCCTTTGTTACTTTAGTGCAGCGCTTAACCGGTCAAGCCAATGCTGCTCAATCAGCAGAGCTGGCTCAATACTTAGTGGACCCGCAAGCCTTGATCAGCCGCTATGGTTATGACGGCAATACCTTAATTGTGAATTTTGATCCACCCAGCGTGCAAACAGCATTACGGGCAACACAGTTACCGGTGTGGGGCAGTAATCGACCTGCGGTGCTGACCTGGTGGTTGCTGGATGACGTGCAGGGTTTGCGTTTAGTCAGCGATGGCCAGGCCGATGCACAGCCATTGCACAGTGCAGCGCGCTATTACGGGGTACCTGCGCGGCTGCCATTGGGTGATCTTGATGAGCAGTTACTGGTGAGTGCCGATGTACTCAGTGATAGTGAGCAAATTCGTCAGTCAGCTGAGCGCTATAACGCCGACGCTGTGGTCGTGGTGCAACAGCAGCCAGAAGCAGAAGTATTGCAGGCGCAGTGGCAGTTGTGGCTGGGTGATGAGCGTCAAGCTGGGCAGGTCAGTGCTGACTCGCAAACAGAATTGGCGCGCGAGGTGTTTGCCCAAGTCAATCAGCGCTTAGCTGAGCGTTTTGCGATTAAACCCGGTGAGGGCGAGTCGTTCACTGTTAGGGTGGCAGGAGTTGACCTAGAGCGCTTTGTTTTAGTTGAGCGTCTATTGCAGCCCTTTGCCGCGCAGCTCACGGAAGTCACCAAAGACTATGCCCAATGGCAAGTGCGCAGCAGTCCAGAGCAGTTAAGGGCACAGCTGACTTTAGCCAATTTACAAGAACAAGCCCAACCGACAATGCCCAATCACTCTGCTGAAGGGCAGGGGCAATCTGTAACAGCGCAGGTTGCTAGGTCGAACAACGCTAATACCAGCTCGCAGCTGCTCTATTTTAGCTGGTAATGACTGAGTGAATTAATTATGGCGCAACACCTGAAAAATTGGTTGTTATTAGCTGTACTGGCCTTAGGCTTGCTGATTATTTATCAGCTGTTGCCCATTCTTACGCCGTTTTTGGTCAGTATTTTGCTCGCCTATATGGGCGACCCTGTGGTGGATTTTCTAGAGCGCTATAAGGTTCCCCGTACGGTGGGGGTGATTGCTGTGTTTGTCTTGGTCAGTTTAATAATGCTGGTGTTACTGCTGGTATTAGTGCCCATGATTGGACGGCAATTGGTGAGCTTGTATGGGCTGACGCCACAATTGATTGATTGGTTGCAAGACAGTGCTTTGCCGTGGCTGCAATTGCAGCTGGGCATCAGTGCAAAAATCGATAGCCTCGACAGTATCAAACAAATGTTCAGTGAGAACCTAGGAAAGACCACGGATGTTATGCAAATGCTGTTAGCTAAAATTACCGCCTCCAGTGTGGTTTTTTTAGGTTGGCTGGCTAATATGTTGCTCATTCCTGTGGTGACATTTTACTTGCTGCGCGATTGGGATATTTTAGTGGCGAAGCTGCGCCGTTTATTACCGAGAAAAAATGAAAAGCTGGTGGTTAACTTGATCGCTGAATGTCATGAAGTGTTGGGCGCCTTTATGCGCGGGCAGCTCTTGGTGATGTTGGCGTTGGGTGTGGTGTATGCGGCCGGGTTAATGGTGCTGGGTTTAGAGCTGGGTTTATTGATTGGCTTGCTAGCTGGCTTAGCAAGTTTAGTTCCTTATATGGGCTTTATTGTCGGCATTGGCGCGGCATTAATTGCAGGCTTGTTTCAGTTTGGTTTAGACCCTTATCTGCTTTTAGGTATAGTTGCTGTGTTTGCGATTGGGCAGGCACTGGAGAGTATGTTACTGACGCCATTACTGGTTGGCGATCGCATTGGTTTGCATCCGGTGGCGGTTATTTTTGCCATTCTCGCCGGCGGCCAGTTGTTTGGTTTTACTGGTGTGTTGTTGGCATTGCCGGTGGCTGCTGTGATCATGGTATTGCTGCGCCATTTGTATACGCTGTACACAGATTCAAATATGTATGGGCAGTCCAATGCCGCAGAGCAACCCATCAATCCTGTCGAGGCTAAGCAGACATCAGTCTGTGAGCAGCCTATAAATGAGTCCACATGAAACCCACGCAACTATCACTGAGCATGCGTCTGCGGGATGACGCCACTTTTGCCAATTATTACCCTGGAGCCAATGCAGGCACATTAGGCTACGTTGAGCATGCCTGTGAGACTGAAAACCAGTGGCTCGATAGCGTTCTCTACCTGTGGGGCTCCGCTGGTGTTGGCCGCAGCCACTTACTGCAAGCGGCATGCTTGCGTGTGGAAGAGCGCGGTGGTCGGGCTTTATATTTGCCCCTTGCCGAGCTGGCGCATCATGGTCCGCAGTTGCTGGATAATGTCGAGTTTTGTGATCTGGTGTGTTTGGATGATATTCAAGCTGTGCTGGGGCAGCCGCACTGGGAAGAGGCGTTGTTTCATGCGTTTAACCGTTTGCGTGATGCAGGTAAACAACTGTTAATAGCTGCCCATGCACCACCGCGCGAGCTTTCCATTAAACTCCCCGACTTGCAATCACGCCTCAGCATAGCGCTGGTGTTTCAGCTGCATGAGCTCAGTGATGATGATAAATTACGGGCTTTACAGCTGCGCGCTTCACGTCGCGGCTTGCGTTTGTCAGACGAGGTGGGCCGCTTTATTTTAGCGCGCTCCGTGCGCAGTACTACGGTGTTATTTGATACCTTAGAGCAGTTGGATCACGCCTCTTTACAAGCACAACGTAAACTTACCATCCCCTTTCTTAAAGAAGCCTTGGGCTGGTAGTTGCAGTTGTGTTGCACCGTTACGTTGATATTTAAATTTGCCGTTTTTTCTTGAGATCTATAGTTAATGAGTACAAAACAACAGCAGAATGAAAGTACTTCTGGGGTTAAAATATATTTTCGCTTGCTGGGTTACATCAGACCTTATATTGGTATGTTTATTATCAGTATTATTGGTTTCCTGATTTTTGCTTCAACCTCGCCAATGCTCGGCTATGTGCTGAAGTACTTTGTTGATGGCCTAGCCAATCCTGATGCGGTGTTATTTCCCAAGGTGCCCTGGTTGGCTGATGTGCGCTTGGTAGAGGCTGTGCCTCTATTAATCGTTGTTATCGCTTTGTGGCAGGGAATCGGCTCTTTTTTAGGTAATTTTTATCTGGCTAAAGTGTCTTTAGGCTTAGTGCATGACTTGCGCGTGCAACTGTTTAATAACTTGCTGGTTTTGCCCAATCGCTATTTTGATAACCACAATTCTGGGCATTTGATTTCACGGATTACCTATAACGTCACCATGGTGACGGGTGCGGCAACGGATGCCATTAAAGTGATTGTCCGAGAGGGCATGACCGTAGTGTTTTTGTTTTGTACCCTGCTGTGGATGAACTGGAAACTCACGCTGGTGATGGTGGCTATTTTACCAGTCATTGCCTTAATGGTGAGCAGTGCCAGTAAAAAGTTCCGCAAACAAAGCAAAAAAATCCAGGTGGCTATGGGTGACGTGACGCACGTGGCTTCGGAAACTATTCAGAGCTATCGCGTAGTGCGCAGTTTTGGTGGTGAGCCATATGAGCGCAAGCGCTTCTTAGAGTCGAGCCTGAGTAACACTGAAAAACAATTGCGCATGATTAAAACTAACGCGGTGTATACGCCTTCCTTGCAGCTAGTGATTTATTCAGCCATGGCTGTGCTGCTATTTTTAGTTCTGCTCTTGCGTGGCGATTCATCGCCAGGTGACTTGGTGGCTTATATTACTTTGGCGGGTTTGTTGCCTAAGCCGATTCGTCAGTTGTCCGAAGTTAGCTCAACGATTCAAAAAGGTGTGGCTGGTGCGGAAAGCATCTTTGAGCAGCTCGATGAAGAGCCAGAAAGTGATCAAGGCACGGTTGAAATGGATCAGGTGGGTGGCCACTTAGAAGTGCGCAACTTATCCTTTATGTATCCAGGTACAGACCGTCCGGTTTTGCAAGACATCAGCTTTGTCGCTGAGAAAGGTCAGATGATTGCGTTAGTTGGACGCTCTGGCAGTGGCAAATCCACCTTAGCCAACTTGATCCCGCGTTTTTATGGGCATCAACAGGGACAGATATTGCTGGACGGGGTTGAAGTACAGGACTTTACTTTAGCAAACTTGCGCCGCCATATGGCTTTGGTGACCCAGCAGGTGTCATTGTTTAATGACACTGTGGCAAAAAATATTGCTTATGGCGATCTTGCCGATGCTTCTTTAGATGAAATTAAAGCTGCTGCAGAGGCCGCCTATGCCGCCGAGTTTATTGAACGTATGCCGCAAGCTTACGAAACTCTAGTGGGTGAAAATGGGGTGTTGTTATCAGGCGGTCAACGGCAGCGTTTAGCCATTGCCCGAGCGTTATTGAAAAATGCTCCTTTATTGATTCTCGATGAGGCAACTTCTGCTTTAGACACTGAATCTGAGCGTCATATTCAGGCAGCGTTAGACCATGCTGTACAAGGCCGTACTACCTTAGTGATTGCCCACCGCTTATCCACTATTGAAAAGGCTGATCTGATTTTAGTGATGGATCAGGGGCGCATTGTTGAGCGCGGTAATCATCAAGAACTGTTAGCGCAAAATGGTTATTACAGCCGTTTACATGCCACCCAGTTCGAGGATTTAGAGCCAGCTGTGGAGGTTCAAGAATGAGGGCTGCCAAGCACTATCAGTTGTCTGATTTGCTTTATTTGATGGCACGCTTACGCGATCCTGAGAATGGTTGTCCGTGGGATCTGCAACAAG
Encoded here:
- a CDS encoding DUF2066 domain-containing protein, whose protein sequence is MRFFVGIAAVLMSLTLVAHAEPVAGLYQVREELESQESEVRDAGLQQAFVTLVQRLTGQANAAQSAELAQYLVDPQALISRYGYDGNTLIVNFDPPSVQTALRATQLPVWGSNRPAVLTWWLLDDVQGLRLVSDGQADAQPLHSAARYYGVPARLPLGDLDEQLLVSADVLSDSEQIRQSAERYNADAVVVVQQQPEAEVLQAQWQLWLGDERQAGQVSADSQTELAREVFAQVNQRLAERFAIKPGEGESFTVRVAGVDLERFVLVERLLQPFAAQLTEVTKDYAQWQVRSSPEQLRAQLTLANLQEQAQPTMPNHSAEGQGQSVTAQVARSNNANTSSQLLYFSW
- a CDS encoding AI-2E family transporter; amino-acid sequence: MAQHLKNWLLLAVLALGLLIIYQLLPILTPFLVSILLAYMGDPVVDFLERYKVPRTVGVIAVFVLVSLIMLVLLLVLVPMIGRQLVSLYGLTPQLIDWLQDSALPWLQLQLGISAKIDSLDSIKQMFSENLGKTTDVMQMLLAKITASSVVFLGWLANMLLIPVVTFYLLRDWDILVAKLRRLLPRKNEKLVVNLIAECHEVLGAFMRGQLLVMLALGVVYAAGLMVLGLELGLLIGLLAGLASLVPYMGFIVGIGAALIAGLFQFGLDPYLLLGIVAVFAIGQALESMLLTPLLVGDRIGLHPVAVIFAILAGGQLFGFTGVLLALPVAAVIMVLLRHLYTLYTDSNMYGQSNAAEQPINPVEAKQTSVCEQPINEST
- the hda gene encoding DnaA regulatory inactivator Hda — protein: MKPTQLSLSMRLRDDATFANYYPGANAGTLGYVEHACETENQWLDSVLYLWGSAGVGRSHLLQAACLRVEERGGRALYLPLAELAHHGPQLLDNVEFCDLVCLDDIQAVLGQPHWEEALFHAFNRLRDAGKQLLIAAHAPPRELSIKLPDLQSRLSIALVFQLHELSDDDKLRALQLRASRRGLRLSDEVGRFILARSVRSTTVLFDTLEQLDHASLQAQRKLTIPFLKEALGW
- the msbA gene encoding lipid A export permease/ATP-binding protein MsbA, producing the protein MSTKQQQNESTSGVKIYFRLLGYIRPYIGMFIISIIGFLIFASTSPMLGYVLKYFVDGLANPDAVLFPKVPWLADVRLVEAVPLLIVVIALWQGIGSFLGNFYLAKVSLGLVHDLRVQLFNNLLVLPNRYFDNHNSGHLISRITYNVTMVTGAATDAIKVIVREGMTVVFLFCTLLWMNWKLTLVMVAILPVIALMVSSASKKFRKQSKKIQVAMGDVTHVASETIQSYRVVRSFGGEPYERKRFLESSLSNTEKQLRMIKTNAVYTPSLQLVIYSAMAVLLFLVLLLRGDSSPGDLVAYITLAGLLPKPIRQLSEVSSTIQKGVAGAESIFEQLDEEPESDQGTVEMDQVGGHLEVRNLSFMYPGTDRPVLQDISFVAEKGQMIALVGRSGSGKSTLANLIPRFYGHQQGQILLDGVEVQDFTLANLRRHMALVTQQVSLFNDTVAKNIAYGDLADASLDEIKAAAEAAYAAEFIERMPQAYETLVGENGVLLSGGQRQRLAIARALLKNAPLLILDEATSALDTESERHIQAALDHAVQGRTTLVIAHRLSTIEKADLILVMDQGRIVERGNHQELLAQNGYYSRLHATQFEDLEPAVEVQE